One genomic window of Corallococcus caeni includes the following:
- a CDS encoding HEAT repeat domain-containing protein encodes MSRSFVALSLAVSCLALGGCKKEDPKTPEYWQSSLEGAKRPDDRVRVIESMRTSGNVNEQFLPFLHARLSSERRPEVKAAVARALGDLHHPTSLEPLTAALDPGASDTSEQQVNKAVVGALGRIGDARAVPSLVPLLRSKDNYTRIEAIQVLGAMKAKPAVEPLIQLATDEATEPFLNKKAIEALGQIGDPRAVPALMRTLTKERRGVSFYVESSFALFQLGAPAADALLPVLEGKDAELLTWAKAQGVNPASYPMKAAQVLGDLREKRAVPSLLKQLSFTHSDPQIQALVRMQAADALGRMRAPEAVKPLSGLVGEQDPTVRDAYVRALTLVGSRDALPALEKAAGTGDWYAREIAVKGIALLGDAREQPVLAKLAAAEPARTAADCKETGEDGCNDPAALGKKRADQVQGYGAVLEAAQACNGDAGCWSQRLPKADAVLLQRAALELGRLGAADQGPTLATRLAERDTEARATVIQAVDWLADAPGAAKKLREASLPAMKKQLEDEKGNSNFVRVNEDLRRLLVKLERA; translated from the coding sequence ATGTCCCGCTCATTCGTCGCCCTGTCCCTGGCGGTGTCCTGCCTCGCCCTCGGAGGCTGCAAGAAGGAGGACCCCAAGACGCCGGAGTACTGGCAGTCCAGCCTGGAGGGGGCCAAGCGGCCCGACGACCGGGTGCGAGTGATTGAGTCGATGCGCACGTCGGGCAACGTCAACGAGCAGTTCCTGCCCTTCCTGCACGCGCGGCTGTCCTCGGAGCGCCGGCCGGAGGTGAAGGCGGCGGTGGCCCGGGCGCTGGGGGACCTGCACCACCCGACGTCGCTGGAGCCGCTGACGGCGGCGCTGGACCCCGGGGCGTCGGACACGTCCGAGCAGCAGGTGAACAAGGCGGTGGTGGGCGCGCTGGGGCGGATTGGAGACGCGCGCGCGGTGCCGTCGCTGGTGCCCCTCCTGCGCAGCAAGGACAACTACACGCGCATCGAGGCCATCCAGGTGCTGGGCGCGATGAAGGCGAAGCCGGCGGTGGAGCCGCTCATCCAGCTGGCCACGGACGAGGCCACGGAGCCGTTCCTCAACAAGAAGGCCATCGAGGCGCTGGGGCAGATTGGAGACCCTCGCGCGGTGCCGGCGCTGATGCGCACGCTGACGAAGGAGCGCCGGGGCGTGTCGTTCTACGTGGAGAGCAGCTTCGCGCTGTTCCAGCTGGGCGCGCCCGCGGCGGACGCGCTGTTGCCGGTGCTGGAGGGCAAGGACGCGGAGCTGCTCACGTGGGCGAAGGCGCAGGGCGTGAACCCGGCCAGCTATCCGATGAAGGCCGCGCAGGTGCTGGGCGACCTGCGGGAGAAGCGCGCGGTGCCGTCGCTCTTGAAGCAGCTGTCGTTCACGCACTCGGATCCGCAGATCCAAGCGCTGGTGCGGATGCAGGCGGCGGACGCGCTCGGGCGGATGCGGGCGCCGGAGGCGGTGAAGCCGCTCTCGGGGCTCGTGGGTGAGCAGGATCCCACGGTGCGGGATGCGTACGTGCGGGCGCTGACGCTGGTGGGCAGCCGGGACGCGCTCCCCGCGCTGGAGAAGGCGGCGGGCACCGGGGACTGGTACGCGCGGGAGATCGCGGTGAAGGGCATCGCGCTGCTGGGGGATGCGCGCGAGCAGCCGGTGCTGGCGAAGCTGGCGGCGGCGGAGCCGGCGCGCACGGCGGCGGACTGCAAGGAGACGGGCGAGGACGGCTGCAACGACCCGGCGGCGCTGGGCAAGAAGCGCGCGGACCAGGTGCAGGGGTATGGGGCGGTGCTGGAGGCGGCGCAGGCGTGCAACGGCGACGCGGGCTGCTGGTCGCAGCGGCTGCCCAAGGCGGACGCGGTGCTGTTGCAGCGCGCGGCGCTGGAGCTGGGGCGGCTGGGGGCCGCGGACCAGGGCCCGACGCTGGCCACCCGGCTCGCCGAGCGCGACACCGAGGCGCGCGCCACGGTCATCCAGGCGGTGGACTGGCTGGCGGACGCCCCCGGCGCGGCGAAGAAACTGCGCGAGGCGTCCCTGCCCGCGATGAAGAAGCAGTTGGAGGACGAGAAGGGCAACTCCAACTTCGTGCGCGTGAACGAAGACCTGCGCCGGCTGCTGGTCAAGCTGGAGCGGGCGTAG
- a CDS encoding signal protein, protein MAPAEDSRNASRPTIMRRTYLLDREFQLKYILLLTGMGAGSMLLFGVLAHQVQRMAAEGGLSGEETLWWLTGVATVGLGIALGLFGLLFTHRVAGPVHVMSLYVAALAAGRYPRLRPLRRKDELRAFFARFSEAVDRIRQREADEALALEKALDVLKDVATTPESREALATLEALRTRKRQAVDPSAPPATFKSVA, encoded by the coding sequence ATGGCCCCTGCTGAAGACAGTCGTAACGCGTCGCGTCCGACCATCATGCGCCGGACGTACCTGCTCGACCGGGAATTCCAGCTCAAATACATCCTGCTGCTCACGGGGATGGGCGCCGGGAGCATGCTGCTGTTCGGCGTGCTCGCCCACCAGGTGCAGCGCATGGCGGCCGAAGGCGGCCTGTCAGGCGAGGAGACGCTCTGGTGGCTCACCGGCGTCGCCACGGTGGGCCTGGGCATCGCGCTCGGGTTGTTCGGGCTCCTCTTCACGCACCGTGTGGCGGGCCCCGTCCACGTGATGAGCCTCTACGTCGCGGCGCTGGCGGCGGGCCGCTACCCGCGCCTGCGCCCGCTGCGGCGCAAGGACGAGCTGCGCGCCTTCTTCGCGCGCTTCAGCGAAGCGGTGGACCGCATCCGACAGCGCGAGGCGGACGAGGCGCTCGCGCTGGAGAAGGCCCTGGACGTCCTCAAGGACGTGGCCACCACGCCCGAGTCCCGCGAGGCCCTGGCCACGCTGGAGGCGCTGCGCACGCGCAAGCGCCAGGCGGTGGACCCGTCCGCGCCGCCCGCCACGTTCAAGTCCGTGGCCTGA
- the fmt gene encoding methionyl-tRNA formyltransferase → MSSRPRIVFMGTPEFAVASLEACFDVGDVVAVVTQPDKPKGRGNAVTAPPVKERALQKGIPVLQPQKLRTPPFSEELRQYAPDVCVVTAYGKILPKDLLALPVKGCVNVHASLLPRFRGAAPIQWAIAHGDSETGVSLMVMDEGLDTGPVLAMKRLPIAPDETSATLHAKLSALGGDVLRESLPRYLNGELTPRPQPSEGMVLAPIIDKENGKLDFTKPAVELDRRLRAFTPWPGAYTLLGGKVFKVHRMQPAAGKGEPGTVLSAGPEGIEVACGEGSVVFLEVQPEGKRVMRAADFLSGNRLQPGSQPFTS, encoded by the coding sequence ATGAGCAGCCGACCCCGCATCGTCTTCATGGGCACGCCCGAGTTCGCCGTGGCCTCGCTGGAGGCCTGCTTCGACGTGGGCGACGTCGTGGCCGTCGTCACCCAGCCGGACAAGCCCAAGGGCCGGGGCAACGCCGTCACCGCGCCGCCCGTGAAGGAGCGCGCGCTTCAGAAGGGCATCCCCGTGCTCCAGCCGCAGAAGCTGCGCACGCCGCCGTTCTCCGAGGAGCTGCGCCAGTACGCCCCCGACGTCTGCGTGGTGACGGCGTACGGGAAGATCCTGCCCAAGGACCTGCTGGCGCTTCCGGTGAAGGGCTGCGTGAACGTGCACGCCTCGCTGCTGCCGCGCTTCCGGGGCGCCGCGCCCATCCAGTGGGCCATCGCGCACGGCGACAGCGAGACGGGCGTGTCCCTGATGGTGATGGACGAGGGGCTGGACACCGGCCCCGTGCTGGCGATGAAGCGGCTGCCCATCGCGCCGGACGAGACGAGCGCCACGCTGCACGCGAAGCTGTCCGCGCTGGGCGGCGACGTCCTGCGCGAGTCCCTGCCGCGCTACCTCAACGGCGAGCTGACGCCCCGGCCCCAGCCGTCGGAAGGCATGGTCCTGGCGCCCATCATCGACAAGGAGAACGGGAAGCTGGACTTCACGAAGCCGGCGGTGGAGCTGGACCGGCGCCTGCGCGCCTTCACGCCGTGGCCCGGCGCGTACACGCTGCTGGGTGGCAAGGTCTTCAAGGTGCACCGGATGCAGCCGGCGGCGGGGAAGGGTGAGCCCGGGACGGTGCTGTCCGCGGGGCCGGAGGGCATCGAGGTCGCCTGCGGCGAGGGCTCGGTTGTCTTCCTGGAGGTCCAGCCGGAGGGCAAGCGGGTGATGCGCGCGGCGGACTTCCTCTCCGGAAACAGATTGCAGCCGGGCAGTCAGCCGTTCACGTCGTGA
- a CDS encoding type II 3-dehydroquinate dehydratase produces the protein MGMKLLVLHGPNLNLLGAREDVAGGRLPDLDAALRAKAKDLGLELTIVQSNHEGVLIDTLHAERKNVEGILINPAGYFTSYALKEALEAVGLPAIEVLLKPPARESVVAEACAMQVLGLHGFDPYIQALETFASGIFHPAIPGPVKTLGRRKKGASAEDDEGSRPKPKLVGRVHPLKKADPPEPTPLAAPARSLRRTVEAGGPLKTLGRKSTPTVVKGEGKAGKTLGRAAKAGATPASDLLTRALVRQKIADRLAGRLSEAELATWARAKYQQVQRGEPAESGHRELLEDSLQSLTLSHLPATRLTDTQLVDLMTRLEEG, from the coding sequence ATGGGCATGAAGCTGCTGGTGTTGCACGGGCCGAACCTCAACCTCCTGGGGGCGCGGGAGGACGTCGCGGGGGGCCGCCTGCCGGACCTGGACGCGGCCCTGCGCGCGAAGGCGAAGGACCTGGGGCTGGAGCTGACCATCGTCCAGTCCAACCACGAAGGCGTCCTCATCGACACGCTCCACGCCGAGCGCAAGAACGTGGAGGGCATCCTCATCAACCCGGCGGGCTACTTCACGTCCTACGCGCTGAAGGAGGCGCTGGAGGCGGTGGGGCTGCCCGCCATCGAGGTGCTGCTCAAGCCGCCCGCGCGCGAGTCCGTGGTGGCCGAGGCGTGCGCCATGCAGGTGCTGGGGCTGCACGGCTTCGACCCGTACATCCAGGCCCTGGAGACCTTCGCGAGCGGCATCTTCCACCCCGCCATCCCCGGGCCGGTGAAGACGCTGGGCCGCCGCAAGAAGGGCGCCTCCGCGGAAGACGACGAGGGCTCCCGCCCCAAGCCCAAGCTGGTGGGCCGCGTGCACCCGCTCAAGAAGGCCGACCCGCCGGAGCCCACACCGCTGGCCGCGCCCGCGCGCTCGCTCCGGCGCACGGTGGAGGCCGGAGGCCCGCTGAAGACGCTGGGCCGCAAGTCCACGCCCACCGTCGTGAAGGGGGAGGGCAAGGCGGGCAAGACGCTGGGCCGCGCGGCGAAGGCCGGGGCCACGCCCGCGTCGGACCTGCTCACGCGGGCGCTGGTGCGCCAGAAGATCGCGGACCGGCTGGCCGGACGGCTCAGTGAAGCGGAGCTGGCCACCTGGGCCCGCGCGAAGTATCAGCAGGTCCAGCGTGGTGAGCCGGCGGAGAGCGGCCACCGCGAGCTGCTGGAGGACAGCCTCCAGAGCCTCACCCTGTCCCATCTGCCCGCGACGCGGCTGACGGACACGCAACTGGTGGACCTGATGACCCGGCTGGAAGAAGGATGA
- the rsmB gene encoding 16S rRNA (cytosine(967)-C(5))-methyltransferase RsmB, whose translation MNARILAINILSRVRATDAYLNVVLDTVLSESPPKDPRDAALVTELTYGTTRRQLALDYAITRFADRKLDALEDKVLAALRVGAYQLFHTRVPARAAVAETVQALKDVGLGRAAGFTNAILRKLSELPSPPLPAQTDPVEYLSVRESHPRWLVERWIRQFGRERAEGMLVANNLPPAVVVRANSSKVTRDALLAQLRDVGVDARATDASPVGIILPPVGRVEDVYGYSEGLWQVQDEAAQLVGVYGAIPESARVLDACAAPGGKACHQAETHDVVAVDLHANKLRKIEAEAQRLGLSGRLKAYAHDASEPFPESWGEFHAVVVDAPCSGLGTLRRHPELRYRRKEEDVARLATLQRRILENCQEAVPPGGLLVYAVCTPEPQEGQDQVDMFLRSHPEWTAEPPVLPGLKLPLAQAWLRTLPGPEGYDGFFAARLRKLY comes from the coding sequence ATGAACGCCCGTATCCTCGCCATCAACATCCTGTCGCGCGTGCGCGCCACGGATGCCTACCTCAACGTGGTGCTGGACACGGTGCTGTCGGAGTCGCCGCCGAAGGACCCCCGCGACGCGGCGCTCGTCACCGAGCTGACCTACGGCACCACCCGCCGGCAGCTCGCGCTGGACTACGCCATCACCCGCTTCGCGGACCGCAAGCTGGACGCGCTGGAGGACAAGGTCCTGGCCGCCCTGCGCGTGGGCGCCTACCAGCTCTTCCACACCCGCGTGCCCGCGCGCGCCGCGGTGGCCGAAACCGTCCAGGCCCTCAAGGACGTGGGGCTCGGGCGCGCGGCGGGCTTCACCAACGCCATCCTGCGCAAGCTGTCGGAGCTGCCCTCGCCGCCGCTCCCCGCCCAGACGGACCCGGTGGAGTACCTGTCCGTGCGCGAGAGCCACCCGCGCTGGCTGGTGGAGCGGTGGATCCGCCAGTTCGGCCGCGAGCGCGCGGAAGGAATGCTCGTCGCCAACAACCTCCCGCCCGCCGTCGTCGTGCGCGCCAACAGCTCCAAGGTGACGCGCGACGCGCTGCTCGCGCAGCTCCGGGACGTGGGCGTGGACGCGCGCGCCACGGACGCGTCGCCCGTGGGCATCATCCTGCCGCCCGTGGGCCGCGTGGAGGACGTGTACGGCTACTCCGAGGGGCTGTGGCAGGTGCAGGACGAGGCCGCGCAGCTCGTGGGCGTCTACGGCGCCATCCCGGAGTCCGCGCGCGTGCTGGACGCGTGCGCGGCGCCGGGCGGCAAGGCCTGCCACCAGGCGGAGACGCACGACGTCGTCGCGGTGGACCTGCACGCCAACAAGCTGCGGAAGATCGAGGCGGAGGCCCAGCGGCTGGGGCTGTCCGGCCGCCTGAAGGCCTACGCGCACGACGCGTCCGAGCCGTTCCCGGAGAGCTGGGGCGAGTTCCACGCGGTGGTGGTGGATGCGCCGTGCTCTGGGCTGGGCACGCTGCGCCGGCACCCGGAGCTGCGTTATCGCCGCAAGGAGGAGGACGTGGCCCGGCTGGCCACGCTCCAGCGGCGCATCCTGGAGAACTGCCAGGAGGCGGTGCCGCCCGGGGGCCTGCTCGTCTACGCCGTCTGCACGCCGGAGCCGCAGGAGGGGCAGGACCAGGTGGACATGTTCCTGCGCAGCCACCCGGAGTGGACGGCCGAGCCGCCCGTGCTGCCCGGCCTCAAGCTGCCGCTCGCCCAGGCCTGGCTGCGCACGCTGCCCGGGCCGGAGGGCTACGACGGCTTCTTCGCGGCCCGGCTGCGCAAGCTCTACTGA
- a CDS encoding LysR family transcriptional regulator yields the protein MQLESLKMFCDVVETGSFSRAAQLNHVTQSAVSQQIRALENRYEQKLLSRSARQVTPTPAGERLFRGCKEILARFAEVEQEIREQATEVQGATTVSTIYSVGLHELNAVQKQLLKTHPKVNMRLNYRRNDQVYDDVILGAAEIGIVAYPQPRAGVDILPFRDDKLAVVCAPNHAFASKAKVSITALSGVPFIAFDREAPTRKALDRLFREKNIDINPVMEMDNVETIKRAVEMGLGVAILPLATAHAEIKNSSLVAKPFAEGPVSRPIGLLIRKGKYLDRASAAVLEAFKQAALIPHED from the coding sequence ATGCAGCTCGAATCATTGAAGATGTTCTGTGACGTGGTCGAGACGGGCTCGTTCTCGCGCGCGGCGCAGCTCAATCACGTGACCCAGTCCGCGGTGAGCCAGCAGATCCGCGCGCTGGAGAACCGCTATGAGCAGAAGCTGCTCTCGCGCAGCGCGCGGCAGGTGACGCCCACGCCGGCGGGCGAGCGCCTGTTCCGGGGCTGCAAGGAGATCCTGGCGCGCTTCGCGGAGGTGGAGCAGGAGATCCGCGAGCAGGCCACGGAGGTCCAGGGCGCGACCACCGTGTCCACCATCTACTCGGTGGGTCTGCACGAGCTGAACGCGGTGCAGAAGCAGCTGCTCAAGACGCACCCCAAGGTCAACATGCGCCTGAACTACCGGCGCAATGATCAGGTCTACGACGACGTGATCCTGGGCGCGGCGGAGATTGGCATCGTGGCCTATCCGCAGCCGCGCGCGGGCGTGGACATCCTGCCGTTCCGCGACGACAAGCTGGCGGTGGTCTGCGCGCCCAACCACGCGTTCGCCAGCAAGGCGAAGGTGAGCATCACCGCGCTGTCGGGCGTGCCCTTCATCGCCTTCGACCGGGAGGCCCCCACGCGCAAGGCGCTGGACCGCCTGTTCCGCGAGAAGAACATCGACATCAATCCCGTGATGGAGATGGACAACGTGGAGACCATCAAGCGCGCGGTGGAGATGGGCCTGGGCGTGGCCATCCTCCCGCTCGCCACGGCCCACGCGGAGATCAAGAACAGCTCGCTGGTGGCGAAGCCCTTCGCCGAAGGGCCCGTGTCGCGCCCCATCGGCCTGCTCATCCGCAAGGGCAAGTACCTGGACCGCGCGTCCGCCGCGGTGCTGGAGGCCTTCAAGCAGGCCGCCCTGATTCCGCACGAGGACTGA
- a CDS encoding MJ1255/VC2487 family glycosyltransferase, translating into MRILYGVVGEGMGHATRSRVLLEALTKEHEVHIVVSGRAQHYLAQRFQNVHGIWGLTIAYEGNSVKKWQTVLQNLKGAVTGWPQNVRQYFDLVEGFKPDVVVSDFETFSYLFAKNHRLPVISVDNMQIINRCQHDPALLAGHEESFEASRAIVKAKLPGAFHYLTTTFFYPPVRKRRTTLAPSILRPEILAAKPEAGEHLLVYQTATTNTHLPEILKQSGVPCRVYGLRRDLKEDLVDGNLTYRPFSEAGFIDDLRTARAVVAGGGFTLMSEAVYLHKPLLSIPVGGQFEQVLNALYLEKLGYGMYVKELGLDALKTFLSRVPACAEALKGYEQDGNVKMLGALNDQLAQAYEHRGHWRMELAEMDGKA; encoded by the coding sequence ATGCGAATCCTGTATGGGGTCGTCGGCGAAGGGATGGGCCACGCCACGCGTTCACGCGTGCTGCTGGAGGCGCTGACGAAGGAGCACGAGGTCCACATCGTGGTGTCCGGCCGGGCGCAGCACTACCTGGCCCAGCGCTTCCAGAACGTGCACGGCATCTGGGGGCTCACCATCGCCTACGAAGGCAACTCGGTGAAGAAGTGGCAGACGGTGCTGCAGAACCTGAAGGGCGCCGTGACGGGCTGGCCGCAGAACGTGCGCCAGTACTTCGACCTGGTGGAGGGCTTCAAGCCGGACGTGGTGGTGAGCGACTTCGAGACGTTCAGCTACCTGTTCGCGAAGAACCACCGGTTGCCCGTCATCAGCGTGGACAACATGCAGATCATCAACCGCTGTCAGCACGACCCGGCGCTGCTCGCGGGCCACGAGGAGAGCTTCGAGGCCTCGCGCGCCATCGTGAAGGCGAAGCTGCCCGGGGCCTTCCACTACCTCACCACGACGTTCTTCTACCCGCCGGTGCGCAAGCGCCGCACCACGCTGGCGCCGTCCATCCTGCGGCCGGAAATCCTGGCGGCGAAGCCGGAGGCCGGTGAGCACCTGCTCGTGTACCAGACGGCGACGACGAACACGCACCTGCCCGAAATCCTCAAGCAGTCCGGCGTGCCGTGCCGCGTGTATGGCCTGCGCCGCGACCTGAAGGAGGACCTGGTGGACGGCAACCTCACCTACCGGCCCTTCAGCGAGGCGGGCTTCATCGACGACCTGCGCACCGCGCGCGCGGTGGTGGCGGGCGGCGGCTTCACGCTGATGAGCGAGGCCGTCTACCTGCACAAGCCGCTGCTCAGCATCCCCGTGGGAGGCCAGTTCGAGCAGGTGCTCAACGCCCTCTATCTGGAGAAGCTGGGGTACGGGATGTATGTGAAGGAATTGGGCCTGGACGCGCTCAAGACGTTCCTGTCGCGCGTGCCCGCCTGCGCGGAGGCCCTCAAGGGCTACGAGCAGGACGGGAACGTGAAGATGCTCGGCGCGCTCAACGACCAGCTGGCGCAGGCGTACGAGCACCGCGGCCACTGGCGCATGGAGCTGGCGGAGATGGACGGCAAGGCCTGA